Proteins from a genomic interval of Pseudomonas versuta:
- a CDS encoding GNAT family N-acetyltransferase, producing MQQKWAIHTPRLTDFDELTDVWEASVRATHDFLPDSYIQLLRQLVRDQYLDAVMLICCKDPVTKRISGFAGVAAGKVEMLFIHPHFRGQGIGKCLLKFAMDELNAQALDVNLQNPQAIGFYFKQGFEIVGRSEKDGMGQPYPLLHLRYKRPTRA from the coding sequence ATGCAACAGAAATGGGCTATCCATACGCCACGCCTTACGGACTTCGATGAATTGACCGACGTGTGGGAAGCCTCGGTTCGCGCCACCCATGACTTCTTGCCCGACAGTTATATTCAACTACTGCGCCAACTGGTCAGAGACCAATATCTGGACGCGGTGATGCTGATTTGTTGCAAGGATCCTGTCACCAAACGCATCAGCGGTTTTGCCGGTGTGGCGGCAGGCAAGGTTGAAATGCTCTTCATCCACCCGCACTTCCGGGGACAAGGCATTGGCAAGTGCCTGCTCAAATTCGCCATGGATGAATTGAATGCACAGGCTCTGGACGTCAACCTGCAAAACCCGCAAGCCATCGGCTTTTATTTCAAACAAGGCTTTGAGATCGTCGGGCGCAGCGAAAAAGACGGCATGGGCCAGCCTTATCCGCTGCTGCACCTGCGGTATAAGCGCCCAACACGCGCATAA